The region TCCAGACCATAAAGCTCGCGCACCTGCGCCATGATCTCGGCCTGTTTGACCGTATCGACACCGAGATCCGCCTCCAGCTCATAGTCGACCTCGATCTCTTCGGCCTCATAGCCCGTCTGCTCGCACAGCACGCGCATAAGCTCTGCATCGATCGACGCTCGATCGACTGCAGGCGACGTCGCATCCCTGGACACTACATCTGCACGATGGCCTGGCGCCTCGTCTGCACGACTGCCTGGCACCTCGTCTGCACGACTGCCTGGCACCCGGTCTGCACGACTGCCTGGCACCTCGTCCGCACGACTGCCTGGCACCTCGTCCGCACGATGGCCTGGCACCTCGTCCGCACGATGGCCTGGCACCGCGTCAGCACGATGGCCTGGCACCGCACCATCCCCCATCATCCCCACACGCTCCGCCACATAATCCCCCATGCGCCTCAACGTCGGATACTCCGAGAGACGAAAACTCTCATCCCGTTTCAGACCATAAAGCTCGCGCACCTGCGCCATGATCTCGGCCTGTTTGACCGTATCGACACCGAGATCCGCCTCCAGCTCATAGTCGACCTCGATCTCTTCGGCCTCATAGCCCGTTTGCTCGCACAGCACGCGCATAAGCTCCGCGTCGATCGACGCTCGATCGACTGAAGACGACGTCGCATCCCCTCGCACCGCGTCTGCACGATGCCCTGGCACCTCGGCTGCACGATGGCCTGGCACCTCGGCTGCAC is a window of Lujinxingia vulgaris DNA encoding:
- a CDS encoding acyl carrier protein, with amino-acid sequence TGYEAEEIEVDYELEADLGVDTVKQAEIMAQVRELYGLERDESFRLSEYPTLRRMGDYVAERVGMMGDGAVPGHRAAAVPGSRAAEVLGSRAAEVPGHRADEVPGHRADVVSGDATSPAVDRASIDAELLRVLCEQTGYEAEEIEVDYELEADLGVDTVKQAEIMAQVRELYGLERDESFRLSEYPTLRRMGDYVAERVGMAGVVPGHRADVVPGTCADGRAAAVPGHRAAAVPGHRADEVPGSRAAEVPGHRAAEVPGHRADAVRGDATSSSVDRASIDAELMRVLCEQTGYEAEEIEVDYELEADLGVDTVKQAEIMAQVRELYGLKRDESFRLSEYPTLRRMGDYVAERVGMMGDGAVPGHRADAVPGHRADEVPGHRADEVPGSRADEVPGSRADRVPGSRADEVPGSRADEAPGHRADVVSRDATSPAVDRASIDAELMRVLCEQTGYEAEEIEVDYELEADLGVDTVKQAEIMAQVRELYGL